Below is a genomic region from Medicago truncatula cultivar Jemalong A17 chromosome 3, MtrunA17r5.0-ANR, whole genome shotgun sequence.
CTAATAACGTTATTGCATTTGGTTCAGGTACCGGTGCTTGGGAGAGTGCTCTGACAAACACATTGTCACCTGGAGATCGTATTGTATCTTTCGTGATTGGCCAATTCAGTTTGCTTTGGGTTGATCAGCAGCAACGCCTTAAATTTAATGTCGATGTTGTGGAAAGTGAATGGGGCCGTGGTGCTGATCTCGACATTCTAGAATCAAAACTTGCTTCTGATTCTGCACACACTATAAAGGCTATTTGCATTGTTCATAATGAGACTGCAACTGGTGTCACCAATAACTTGGCCAAAGTTCGACAACTTCTCGGTGAGCATGAAAACTTCTTACTTACATAGCCACAAAATCTGATTCTCTATCCAAGTTGTCATTGTACACACATGCTCCTAGTTTCACTGTTCAATGGTcaatcttatgaaaatttacCTTCgcaaatattaattttgttctTTAGTTTCAGAAATATTACTTAGGTGGTAAGGTTCTGTTTGCTAAATCATTTACCTTCGCATGTTGATTTCTTGATATATGTTCACATGATATTTGAATTTCATGACTTAGTATATTATTGGCATTTCGATCTGACTCATATGACATGAGTATGCATCTGAAACTTGGACAGAACGACATGCTATTCACTTAACATCATAATTGGACTCTATGACcacaaacaaaattttgtttgagtTGCCAATGATTATCGAGATATGTATATAtgcataaattttgttattctttgatgaaaatgcATTTTCGTATCGTTTTTTCAATGTATCAAATCATTTTGCAGCTACCAATTTTGGATTTTCAACGTTCTTGtcttttctttaattatatCGTCTTTACGAAATGGCACTCACATTGTATAGTTTGGACATTCAGATGCATACCAACATCCAGCCCTCCTCCTTGTTGATGGAGTGTCATCCATTTGTGCTCTCGATTTCCGTATGGACGAATGGGGAGTAGATGTGGCCATAACTGGTTCTCAGAAAGCCCTTTCCCTTCCTACTGGTATAGGATTTGTGGTTGCAAGCCCTAAAGCCATCGAAGCTTCAAAATCTGCCAAATCACTTCGAGTTTTCTTTGATTGGAGTGACTACCTGAAGTTCTACAAGATGGGAACTTATTGGCCATACACTCCTTCCATTCAGCTTCTCTATGGTCTTAGAGCAGCTCTTGATCTGATTTTTGAGGAAGGACTTGAAAATATCATTGCAAGGCACAATCGTTTAGGTACAGCAACCAGGTAAGATATAATTTGCGTGTTTTAAATTATTGTCAGGTCTTTAGATTCAAatcacctaaaaaaaattctagcaaacttttttttattttctggacTTCAACAAGTATGATAATGCTAATTTTTGACAAGCGAGCAAAAGCCGTGCTGTCAAATAGCTTCTATCGCAtaacagaatttgaacaaaccactattgTTCCGCGATACAATATTTAGTACAAAGCATTGTAGAGGCTATAAcgtagaaaaatttgaacaaaccacgATTGAAGACACTgagttaaaaattatttataatagttGAAACTTTTTGGTTAAGTCAATGAATCTGATAGGTTGTCAATATGGTAAATACAGACTTGCTGTGGAGGCATGGGGTTTGAAGAATTGCACACAAGAGGAAGAGTGGTTCAGTGACACAGTGACTGCTGTTGTTGTTCCTCCTTACATTGACGGTGCTGAAATTGTTAGAAGGGCATGGAAAAGATACAATTTGAGCTTAGGTTTGGGACTAAACAAAGTTGCTGGAAAGGTTTTCAGAATTGGACATCTTGGCAACTTGAACGAGGTAACATTAATTCCCCAAACTTTTAATAGCTATGTGGCCCTGTTACTTGAAATTGGAGCCGCATCCAGTGTCCGCCACCGATACATATACTTAACATCAATCActtcttttttatcaaattacGTGTCAGTGTTGTATCAGGGTTTCATAGCTTATTAGCATATTCgtcaataactaaaaaaatgacTATTACACACCAATTcacataaatatttataatatttgacaAATGCAAAAGAAACGGTCGTTAATAGATGAAatcattctttctctttttatttttttggtggtgaccggggtttgaaccctggaccttgcatatattatgcattgtctataccaactgtgctaagctcacgaggacaatcATTCTTTCTCTCTATGGTAAGGGCACgctataaaaattcataaactTGTTCTTAATTCTCATGTCTGGTGTCAGTGTCTGTACTTCATAGGTATTATGAGAATAACATCAAGGTGACTTCCACCATTGAAATTTCTAATTCTTTAAATGTTTTTCAGTTGCAACTATTGGGTGCTCTTGCTGGTGTGGAGATGATACTCAAAGATGTTGGTTATCCAGTAAAATTGGGAAGTGGAGTTGCTGCTGCCAGTGCATACTTACAGAACAATATTCCTCTCATCCCTTCAAGGATTTGAGTTACATGGTCATTCTTGTAATTACTTCCTTTTTCTGCTCATTCAAGATATATGTAAAATACataatatgtattatttttattcccttttgAACTCTTTTGAAGACGAACATATTTGCTACTTTTAGTTTTAATAATGCATTGTTTCTTTCATTGTCAAGTATATTAGAAATTGTTGCTTCTAATACCTTTATTTGAGACTTTTATGGAGACCAAATTCTTCTTCAAGGAATTAGTCTTAGAGTTCATGTTCTTATAGGTAAAATACTAAACGCTTCTCTTGCAACAAAAATTAGGTTTACATATTTGTAAAGAGATTTGAATGAATAGATGTTAACTTTTCTCAACAATTATCTATGCAATTTTCATTAATAAGAGGTCTTAATCTTAAATTAGGAGAATCTGCTTCTCATCTCTTAGTCTTTGATTTCATGTGAGATTTTTCTGAGTGAcgtt
It encodes:
- the LOC11440516 gene encoding serine--glyoxylate aminotransferase, with the protein product MDYVNGPGRNHLFVPGPVNIPDQVIRAMSRNNEDYRSPAIPALTKTLLEDVKKIFKTTTGTPFLIPTTGTGAWESALTNTLSPGDRIVSFVIGQFSLLWVDQQQRLKFNVDVVESEWGRGADLDILESKLASDSAHTIKAICIVHNETATGVTNNLAKVRQLLDAYQHPALLLVDGVSSICALDFRMDEWGVDVAITGSQKALSLPTGIGFVVASPKAIEASKSAKSLRVFFDWSDYLKFYKMGTYWPYTPSIQLLYGLRAALDLIFEEGLENIIARHNRLGTATRLAVEAWGLKNCTQEEEWFSDTVTAVVVPPYIDGAEIVRRAWKRYNLSLGLGLNKVAGKVFRIGHLGNLNELQLLGALAGVEMILKDVGYPVKLGSGVAAASAYLQNNIPLIPSRI